From a single Rutidosis leptorrhynchoides isolate AG116_Rl617_1_P2 chromosome 5, CSIRO_AGI_Rlap_v1, whole genome shotgun sequence genomic region:
- the LOC139848183 gene encoding protein trichome birefringence-like 2: MNLKKIVAIMDHFPNCASPRKKVVSRFGLGFISVFIILFILFSNFYFKNPNSDKLFYQGYDVSNNNSSLIAWSLSFSRTSIFIENNTQLEQKPKINLVSESRAKSNGSNEDISLKYLGIDEKGNTHFGNSTGDGKNGCFNGVSAKGVDFKDTQLIKVKNDVKNGTFSAITVNPSEGKVSIGQEIVNVSAKSDGLDAKLDSRNKSDRIKISQNLGNFGSAFEECDIFDGRWVRDDTKPYYPAGSCPFVDKDFNCHLNKRPDSKFLKWRWQPFGCEIPSMNATDFLERLRGKKMVFVGDSLNRNMWESLVCILRNSLKNKKRVYEVSGKSEFKKKGIYAFRFEDYNCTVDFVSSPFLVRESSFKGINGSFETLRLDLMDRTTSMYQDADILIFNTGHWWTHEKTSRGEDYYQEGNHVYPRLKALDAYTRALSTWAKWVDKNIDSRKTQVIFRGYSVTHFWGGQWNSGGQCHKETEPIFNTSHLTRYPSKMRALDNVMRVMKTPVIYLNISRLTDYRKDGHPSIYRTKYNILKEQNSTEHAQDCSHWCLPGVPDSWNELLYASLLKIGKGTWRS, translated from the exons ATGAACCTAAAGAAAATTGTTGCAATCATGGATCACTTTCCGAATTGTGCATCACCAAGGAAGAAGGTTGTTTcaagatttgggttagggtttatttcagtttttataattttatttattttattttctaatttTTATTTCAAGAATCCTAATTCAGATAAACTTTTTTATCAAGGGTatgatgttagtaataataatagttctctTATTGCTTGGTCTTTATCTTTTAGCAGAACGTCAATATTTATAGAAAACAACACACAATTAGAACAAAAGCCTAAGATTAATTTGGTTAGTGAAAGTAGGGCTAAATCAAATGGGTCTAATGAAGATATTAGTTTGAAGTATTTGGGTATCGATGAAAAAGGTAATACCCATTTTGGGAATTCAACTGGTGATGGTAAAAATGGATGCTTTAATGGAGTTAGTGCAAAAGGTGTTGACTTTAAGGATACCCAATTGATAAAAGTTAAAAATGATGTTAAAAATGGAACCTTTAGTGCAATTACAGTGAACCCTAGTGAAGGGAAAGTGTCAATTGGTCAAGAAATTGTTAATGTGAGTGCGAAATCAGATGGTTTAGATGCGAAATTGGATTCAAGAAACAAGAGTGATCGCATTAAAATTTCTCAGAATTTGGGGAATTTTGGTAGTGCTTTTGAAGAATGTGATATATTTGATGGAAGATGGGTGAGAGATGATACGAAACCATATTATCCGGCTGGTTCATGTCCTTTTGTAGATAAAGATTTTAATTGTCATCTTAATAAGAGGCCAGATAGTAAGTTTTTGAAATGGAGGTGGCAGCCATTTGGATGTGAAATCCCCAG TATGAATGCAACGGATTTTTTGGAACGACTGAGAGGGAAGAAAATGGTTTTTGTTGGAGATTCTTTAAATAGGAACATGTGGGAGTCACTTGTTTGCATTCTGCGAAATTCTCTCAAGAACAAGAAAAGGGTTTATGAAGTTTCTGGAAAAAGTGAATTCAAGAAAAAAGGAATTTACGCTTTCAGATTCGAG GATTATAACTGCACAGTGGATTTTGTAAGCTCTCCATTTCTAGTTAGAGAATCATCTTTTAAAGGTATAAATGGTTCTTTTGAAACACTAAGATTGGACTTAATGGACCGTACAACTTCGATGTATCAAGATGCTGATATATTGATCTTCAACACCGGACATTGGTGGACTCACGAGAAaacttcccgagg GGAAGATTATTATCAGGAAGGCAACCATGTTTACCCAAGACTTAAGGCTCTTGACGCATACACCAGGGCTCTTTCTACGTGGGCCAAATGGGTCGATAAAAACATTGACAGCCGAAAAACTCAAGTTATCTTTAGAGGCTATTCGGTTACTCATTTTTG GGGTGGGCAGTGGAATTCAGGTGGACAGTGTCACAAAGAAACCGAACCCATCTTCAATACGAGTCACTTAACCCGCTACCCATCAAAGATGCGAGCTTTGGACAATGTGATGCGTGTGATGAAAACTCCGGTTATATATCTCAACATTAGTCGGCTTACGGATTACAGAAAAGATGGCCACCCGTCGATTTACAGAACGAAGTACAATATCTTAAAGGAACAAAATTCAACAGAGCACGCACAAGATTGCAGCCATTGGTGCTTACCTGGTGTACCGGATTCTTGGAACGAGTTGTTATATGCATCTTTATTGAAAATCGGAAAAGGAACTTGGAGAAGCTGA